A region of Pyxidicoccus parkwaysis DNA encodes the following proteins:
- a CDS encoding OPT family oligopeptide transporter, with protein MAAQPAPRPAFEDEAPASASLSLLSIPGDTPEDADTYWLREVYQGDRVPQLTLRAVLLGSAIGAVTCATNLYAGLKLTVAFPIAITAALLAHASHGALRRLAPGVSGAPLSPLETCCAQAVASSAGYATGGALVSVQAAWLITTGSHPPAWALLAWTFLLSALGVFFAVPLKRRLVDHEQLPFATGTAAAVTIRALHAPGGEARPGTRMLGLGGLVAALVTFGREGLGRIPYSFPFAGALGGMPLERLGFALETSLLPVGGGALLGLRLTASCLLGAVLIHGVVAPRVFAAGLLPADGEFLGWSLWPGAAALTTASLLHFLMDGRVLGRALRGLFSRRRAAPHPVDALQVPGRWVLAGVAVLTPAILALAHSAFGVPLPHAALAVALSFVLCLIACRVTGETDATPVGPLQQVTQLTFGVLLPRNVEANLATAGITVNAASSAADLLSDLKTGHLLGAHPRRLFLAQLFGCAVGAAAVVPLFFLLVPDRSVLGSERFPAPVAEITAGMAKLLSTGIGSLEPSTRMAMLWAALLATALTLAERLLPERAQRWVPSPLGMALACLVPASTSLGFFLGALCVAVTRRIRPASEGGMVTLAAGLIAGEGLMGVGIVLVRALW; from the coding sequence ATGGCTGCCCAGCCCGCTCCACGCCCCGCATTCGAGGATGAGGCCCCGGCTTCCGCCTCGCTGTCGCTGCTGAGCATTCCCGGCGACACACCCGAGGACGCGGACACGTACTGGCTGCGCGAGGTGTACCAGGGCGACCGCGTCCCACAACTCACCTTGCGCGCCGTGCTGCTCGGGAGCGCCATCGGCGCCGTCACCTGCGCCACCAATCTCTACGCGGGCCTCAAGCTGACCGTGGCCTTTCCCATCGCCATCACCGCCGCGTTGCTCGCGCATGCGTCGCATGGTGCGCTGCGCCGGCTCGCGCCGGGTGTCTCGGGCGCTCCGCTGTCTCCGCTGGAGACGTGCTGCGCGCAGGCCGTGGCTTCGTCCGCGGGCTATGCCACCGGTGGCGCGCTCGTCTCCGTGCAGGCCGCGTGGCTCATCACCACCGGAAGCCATCCCCCGGCCTGGGCGCTGCTCGCATGGACCTTCCTCCTGTCGGCACTGGGCGTCTTCTTCGCCGTGCCGCTCAAGCGCCGGCTCGTGGACCATGAGCAGCTTCCCTTCGCCACGGGCACCGCCGCCGCCGTCACCATCCGCGCGCTGCACGCGCCCGGCGGCGAGGCCCGTCCGGGAACGCGCATGCTCGGCCTCGGTGGACTGGTGGCGGCGCTCGTCACCTTTGGCCGCGAGGGGCTTGGCCGCATTCCGTATTCGTTCCCCTTCGCCGGTGCGCTGGGCGGCATGCCGCTGGAGCGCCTCGGCTTCGCGCTGGAGACGAGCCTTCTTCCAGTGGGTGGCGGCGCGCTGCTCGGGCTGCGCCTCACCGCGTCGTGTCTGCTGGGCGCGGTGCTCATCCACGGCGTCGTGGCTCCGCGCGTGTTCGCGGCGGGGCTGCTTCCGGCCGATGGTGAGTTCCTCGGGTGGAGCCTCTGGCCCGGCGCGGCCGCGCTGACCACCGCCTCGTTGCTGCACTTCCTCATGGACGGCCGGGTGCTGGGCCGTGCGTTGCGAGGCCTCTTCTCCCGCCGTCGCGCGGCACCGCATCCGGTGGACGCGTTGCAGGTTCCGGGACGCTGGGTGCTCGCGGGCGTGGCCGTGCTGACGCCCGCCATCCTCGCGCTGGCGCATTCCGCCTTCGGCGTGCCGCTGCCGCATGCGGCGCTCGCGGTGGCCCTCTCATTCGTGCTGTGCCTCATCGCCTGTCGTGTCACCGGCGAGACGGATGCCACTCCCGTGGGTCCGCTCCAGCAGGTGACGCAGCTCACCTTCGGCGTGTTGCTGCCGCGCAACGTCGAGGCCAACCTCGCGACCGCGGGCATCACCGTCAATGCGGCGTCCTCCGCCGCGGACCTGCTCAGCGACCTCAAGACGGGGCACCTGCTCGGGGCCCATCCGCGAAGACTGTTCCTCGCGCAGTTGTTCGGCTGCGCGGTGGGCGCGGCGGCCGTCGTCCCGCTGTTCTTCCTGCTCGTGCCGGACCGCTCCGTGCTGGGCAGCGAGCGCTTTCCCGCGCCCGTCGCGGAAATCACGGCGGGCATGGCGAAGCTGCTGTCCACGGGCATCGGCAGTCTGGAGCCCTCCACACGGATGGCGATGCTGTGGGCCGCGCTGCTCGCCACGGCCCTCACCCTGGCGGAGCGCCTGCTCCCCGAGCGTGCGCAGCGGTGGGTACCGTCGCCCCTGGGCATGGCGCTGGCCTGTCTGGTGCCGGCCTCCACCTCGCTGGGGTTCTTCCTGGGCGCGCTTTGCGTAGCCGTGACGCGGCGCATACGTCCCGCCTCGGAGGGTGGGATGGTGACGCTCGCGGCGGGCCTCATCGCGGGGGAGGGGCTGATGGGCGTCGGCATCGTGCTGGTCCGAGCGCTCTGGTAA